One Lentibacillus cibarius DNA window includes the following coding sequences:
- a CDS encoding YqeG family HAD IIIA-type phosphatase, whose translation MLKLFLPNQHVKSIFDIHPDELKKRGLKGIITDLDNTLVAWDVKDATPEIIEWFRMMNEHNIKVTIISNNNMERVKLFSEPLNTPFVFSARKPLSHAFKRAAREMELQKDDIVVVGDQILTDILGGNIAGFHTILVVPIVQTDGKVTRFNRKIERQILRYMRKKGKISWEE comes from the coding sequence TTGTTAAAATTGTTTTTGCCAAATCAGCATGTAAAAAGTATTTTTGATATTCATCCGGATGAATTGAAGAAAAGAGGATTAAAAGGGATTATCACTGATTTGGATAATACCCTTGTCGCATGGGATGTAAAGGATGCGACGCCTGAAATAATTGAATGGTTTAGGATGATGAATGAACATAATATAAAAGTGACCATTATCTCAAACAATAATATGGAGCGCGTGAAACTTTTTTCTGAACCGCTTAATACACCGTTCGTATTCAGTGCAAGGAAACCGCTGAGCCATGCGTTCAAACGTGCCGCGAGGGAAATGGAACTACAGAAAGATGATATCGTTGTTGTGGGCGACCAGATTTTAACTGACATCCTTGGTGGCAATATTGCTGGATTTCACACAATCTTGGTTGTGCCGATTGTTCAAACGGATGGTAAAGTTACCAGGTTTAACCGGAAAATTGAGCGGCAAATTTTAAGATATATGCGTAAAAAAGGTAAGATAAGCTGGGAGGAGTAA
- the yqeH gene encoding ribosome biogenesis GTPase YqeH produces MENINCQGCGIHIQTSDPDQAGYTPENALNREIVLCQRCFRLKHYNEIQDVTMSDDDFLSMVSQIRDKEGVVVHLIDIFDAEGSIIKSLQRIVGNKPVILVGNKMDLLPKSTNQRKLTQWLRSEAKKAGITVKDVYLISSVKGHGITELTKAIEHYRNRQDVYIVGTTNVGKSTFINKLIEQTTGTTDVITTSYFPGTTLGFIEIPLDDESAFIDTPGIVNKQQMAHYVSSSDLKVITPKKEIKPRVYQLNSGQTLFIGGLARLDFLKGERQSFVCYFANELAIHRTKLQKADNLFEQHLGELLSPPDRDTLAILPELAEQTFRLENGKNDIVFPGLGWITIPDGELTVSAHSPKGVHVSIRNSFT; encoded by the coding sequence ATGGAAAACATTAATTGTCAGGGTTGTGGCATTCATATTCAGACATCTGACCCGGATCAAGCTGGTTATACCCCGGAAAATGCACTTAATAGGGAGATTGTATTATGTCAGCGCTGTTTCCGTTTAAAGCATTATAATGAAATACAGGATGTAACAATGTCAGATGATGATTTTTTGTCAATGGTTAGTCAAATCAGGGATAAAGAAGGGGTGGTTGTCCACCTCATTGACATTTTTGATGCGGAAGGAAGCATCATTAAGAGCTTGCAGCGGATTGTCGGTAATAAACCGGTTATTCTTGTTGGAAACAAAATGGACCTGCTACCGAAATCGACAAATCAAAGAAAGTTGACCCAGTGGCTTCGGTCAGAGGCGAAAAAAGCAGGGATTACGGTCAAAGATGTCTATTTGATCTCATCTGTGAAAGGGCACGGGATAACAGAGTTAACGAAGGCTATTGAGCACTATCGTAACCGGCAAGATGTATACATTGTTGGGACGACAAATGTAGGGAAATCGACGTTCATCAATAAGTTAATTGAACAAACAACCGGAACGACGGATGTAATCACAACTTCTTATTTTCCCGGTACAACACTTGGTTTCATAGAAATCCCGCTCGATGATGAGTCAGCTTTCATTGACACACCGGGTATCGTCAATAAACAGCAAATGGCTCATTATGTTTCCAGCAGTGATCTAAAAGTCATAACACCCAAAAAGGAAATTAAGCCGAGAGTTTATCAGTTAAACAGCGGGCAAACACTTTTTATCGGGGGGCTAGCAAGGCTTGACTTTCTAAAAGGAGAGAGGCAGTCGTTCGTTTGTTATTTTGCAAATGAACTTGCGATTCACCGGACGAAGCTGCAAAAAGCGGATAACCTTTTCGAGCAGCATCTGGGGGAGCTTTTATCTCCACCTGATAGGGACACGCTTGCGATTCTGCCGGAATTAGCCGAGCAGACATTTAGGCTTGAGAACGGGAAAAATGATATTGTGTTCCCGGGTCTTGGCTGGATTACGATACCCGATGGTGAGCTGACTGTGTCTGCACACAGCCCAAAAGGTGTCCATGTATCAATAAGAAATTCATTTACTTAG
- a CDS encoding nicotinate-nucleotide adenylyltransferase has protein sequence MKHVGILGGTFDPPHIGHLIVAEEVRVALELDEVWLMPSSEPPHKQTAAANGEQRVKMAKNAIIGNHYFKVNTIEMSRSGKSYTYDTIKLLMDEHPDISFYFIIGADMVEYLPHWKQIDELMEMIQFVGVKRKGFRLESDYPIIEIDIPLIDISSTDVKKRLASGRSIKYLVPESVETFIKENHLYEER, from the coding sequence ATGAAACATGTTGGAATATTGGGCGGTACCTTTGACCCCCCACATATTGGTCATTTAATCGTCGCTGAGGAGGTACGTGTGGCACTCGAACTCGACGAAGTGTGGCTCATGCCTTCAAGCGAGCCGCCGCACAAACAAACAGCAGCAGCTAATGGAGAGCAACGAGTTAAAATGGCCAAAAACGCCATTATTGGAAATCATTATTTTAAAGTGAATACGATTGAAATGAGTCGTTCAGGCAAATCTTACACATATGATACAATAAAGTTGCTGATGGATGAGCACCCCGATATTTCCTTTTATTTTATCATAGGTGCCGATATGGTTGAGTATCTACCACACTGGAAACAAATTGATGAGTTGATGGAAATGATTCAATTTGTAGGGGTGAAACGGAAAGGATTTCGTCTTGAAAGTGATTATCCGATTATTGAGATAGATATACCGTTGATTGATATCTCCTCAACGGATGTAAAAAAACGGCTTGCCAGCGGAAGATCTATTAAATATTTGGTGCCGGAAAGTGTAGAGACTTTTATAAAGGAGAACCATTTGTATGAAGAAAGATGA
- the yqeK gene encoding bis(5'-nucleosyl)-tetraphosphatase (symmetrical) YqeK — MKKDEAIQIVKPLLKQERFDHTLRVAETAIDLAKQYDESLEKAELAAILHDYAKYFPLEDMQQIIRESNLSKDLLDYHHELWHGPVASVLVEQRHGITNPEIQNAICYHTTGRAHMSRLEAILFVADYIEPGRSFPGVDEVREAAKKDLYRAAWMALRNTIQFLVGKHVTVYPDTFYAYNDLTKRLNAGGN; from the coding sequence ATGAAGAAAGATGAAGCAATCCAGATTGTAAAGCCGCTTCTTAAACAGGAGCGATTTGACCATACACTACGAGTGGCGGAGACTGCTATTGATTTAGCGAAGCAATATGATGAATCACTGGAAAAAGCGGAGTTGGCGGCCATTTTACATGATTATGCCAAGTATTTTCCACTTGAAGACATGCAGCAAATCATAAGGGAAAGCAACCTATCGAAGGACTTGCTGGATTATCACCATGAATTGTGGCATGGACCTGTAGCATCCGTTCTGGTTGAACAACGACATGGGATAACAAATCCGGAGATACAGAATGCTATTTGTTACCATACAACTGGAAGAGCTCATATGAGCAGACTGGAGGCGATTCTGTTTGTTGCTGACTACATTGAGCCGGGAAGATCATTTCCGGGAGTAGACGAGGTAAGAGAAGCAGCAAAGAAAGATTTATACCGCGCTGCCTGGATGGCACTACGGAATACAATCCAATTTTTAGTAGGTAAACATGTGACCGTCTATCCAGATACTTTTTATGCATACAATGATTTAACAAAACGCCTAAATGCTGGAGGTAATTAA
- the yhbY gene encoding ribosome assembly RNA-binding protein YhbY: MLTGKQKRYLRSKAHHEKPIFQVGKTGVNNNMTEQIADALEKRELLKVSLLQNSLEDKNTVAEKLASGTGAEIVQVIGNTIVLYKESQENKQIQLP, from the coding sequence ATGCTTACAGGAAAACAAAAACGCTATTTACGTTCAAAAGCGCATCACGAAAAACCTATTTTTCAAGTTGGTAAAACAGGTGTCAATAATAATATGACAGAACAGATTGCCGATGCACTGGAAAAGAGGGAGCTCTTGAAAGTAAGTCTTTTGCAGAATTCCCTAGAGGATAAAAATACCGTTGCGGAAAAACTTGCTTCCGGCACTGGGGCCGAGATTGTTCAAGTAATCGGAAATACAATCGTGCTATATAAGGAATCACAGGAAAACAAGCAAATTCAGCTTCCGTAA
- the aroE gene encoding shikimate dehydrogenase, whose amino-acid sequence MQFRLGLIGHPIQHSLSPWIHNQFLEKSGLTGTYSLIEITPEDSFTRELEKLKSSGLHGFNVTVPYKQKIIPYLDQLEWKAEVTGAVNTVVNQNGKWVGYNTDGTGYVRGLKEQHPSVFEDTACKVLIIGAGGAARGVYQALIAEGLSNIDIANRTTVSAEAIAQKGSDGVQTNVLGLQEAEEVLGHYNLIIQTTAVGMKPNTEEQIISLEQLNEGSIVSDIIYQPLTTKFLQTARRKGAHVHYGHTMLLYQAQYAFQLWTSYNIPIGDLKQQLKTLLEGR is encoded by the coding sequence ATGCAATTCAGACTTGGTCTTATCGGTCATCCTATTCAACATTCACTGTCACCGTGGATTCATAATCAGTTTCTCGAAAAATCCGGTTTAACCGGTACGTATTCCTTAATTGAAATTACCCCGGAAGATTCATTTACAAGAGAGCTGGAAAAGCTGAAATCGAGTGGACTACATGGGTTTAATGTGACAGTCCCGTATAAACAGAAGATTATTCCTTATTTGGATCAACTCGAATGGAAAGCGGAGGTAACCGGTGCGGTTAATACTGTTGTCAATCAAAATGGAAAGTGGGTTGGATATAATACCGATGGAACTGGCTATGTTCGCGGATTGAAGGAGCAACATCCGTCTGTTTTCGAGGACACAGCCTGTAAGGTATTAATTATCGGGGCAGGTGGTGCAGCACGAGGGGTTTATCAAGCATTAATAGCTGAGGGATTGTCGAACATCGATATCGCCAACAGGACAACAGTAAGCGCCGAGGCCATTGCACAAAAAGGCAGCGACGGTGTCCAGACAAACGTTTTGGGCTTGCAGGAAGCTGAAGAGGTACTTGGACATTACAATCTGATTATCCAGACAACTGCCGTTGGTATGAAGCCAAACACGGAAGAACAAATAATTTCGCTGGAACAATTGAATGAAGGTAGTATTGTCAGTGATATCATTTATCAGCCGCTTACTACAAAGTTCCTGCAAACGGCACGCCGGAAAGGTGCACATGTCCACTATGGTCACACAATGCTTTTGTACCAGGCACAATACGCATTTCAACTGTGGACATCATACAACATTCCAATTGGTGATTTAAAACAGCAACTAAAAACGTTACTGGAAGGAAGATAA
- a CDS encoding helix-hairpin-helix domain-containing protein, with protein MFYLLKKYLFPIILVLIVGIFLFWNNDSSDEAILEKESTNPNLKADSPDDSKVKQQPTEVMVDVKGEVVAPGVYETAADARVHDVIQMAGGFKKNADQTTVNLAQKVQDEMVIMVPAIAENATPSSVTSKTGTKKVRINYADQAEIEELNGIGPSKAQAVIQYREENGLFKDTEDLLDVSGIGEKTLEALKEEIQIP; from the coding sequence TTGTTTTATCTCCTGAAAAAATACTTATTTCCCATCATTCTTGTTTTAATCGTCGGCATCTTTTTGTTTTGGAATAATGATAGTTCCGACGAAGCAATTCTTGAAAAAGAATCTACTAATCCGAATCTTAAGGCGGATAGCCCGGACGATAGCAAAGTAAAACAGCAACCAACCGAAGTGATGGTTGATGTAAAAGGGGAGGTTGTGGCCCCGGGTGTTTATGAAACAGCAGCAGATGCGCGTGTCCACGATGTCATTCAGATGGCGGGCGGGTTCAAGAAAAATGCAGATCAAACAACAGTAAACTTGGCACAGAAAGTTCAAGATGAGATGGTGATTATGGTGCCGGCAATTGCTGAAAATGCAACACCATCGTCGGTAACATCTAAAACCGGTACAAAGAAAGTACGGATTAATTATGCAGATCAGGCTGAGATTGAGGAATTAAACGGAATCGGGCCATCAAAAGCCCAAGCCGTTATTCAGTACCGTGAGGAGAATGGCTTGTTTAAAGACACTGAAGACTTGCTTGACGTATCGGGGATTGGTGAAAAAACATTGGAAGCACTGAAAGAAGAAATACAAATTCCTTAA
- the rsfS gene encoding ribosome silencing factor — translation MNSKQKIQQVAQACDDKQAKDIVALDMGDVSLVADYFLICHGNNERQVQAIARAIKETMEEMDFTIKRMEGFDQARWILVDLEDIVCHVFHKEERSYYNLERLWGDAAKMDLNLESSENDYEYEQLAYYYDVLMEDAPYDKWESFTKAMIAQTGKPVSSIIDLGCGTGQITTRLAKSGYRMTGVDYSSDMLTIAHERAARQRLNVQFIQQDLRMLEGFRHYDVAISYCDVLNYITGEDELRSVFQHVATLLKSEGLFIFDIHSLDYVHNYLTNQTFADVTDDVAYVWFCSAGDEEGEMHHDLTLFARDKSNGQYVRFDEYHHQRTYPVTFYKQLLDEAGFDIQHLSSNFSIQDNAIDEMGERLFITAIKRSEE, via the coding sequence ATGAACAGTAAACAAAAGATTCAACAGGTTGCACAAGCGTGTGATGACAAACAAGCAAAAGATATTGTGGCACTGGATATGGGGGACGTATCGCTCGTAGCAGATTATTTCCTTATTTGTCACGGTAACAATGAACGTCAGGTTCAAGCGATTGCAAGAGCAATCAAGGAAACGATGGAAGAAATGGATTTTACTATTAAACGCATGGAAGGTTTTGACCAAGCGCGCTGGATATTGGTTGACCTTGAAGATATCGTTTGCCATGTTTTTCATAAAGAGGAGCGTTCCTATTATAACTTGGAGCGGCTATGGGGAGATGCTGCTAAAATGGATCTCAACCTTGAATCCTCGGAGAATGATTATGAATATGAGCAGTTGGCCTATTATTATGATGTGTTAATGGAAGATGCTCCTTATGATAAATGGGAATCGTTCACTAAAGCTATGATTGCACAAACTGGAAAGCCAGTTTCCTCCATTATTGACTTAGGTTGTGGAACCGGACAAATTACTACACGTCTAGCCAAGTCAGGATATCGGATGACCGGGGTGGATTATTCAAGTGATATGCTAACCATTGCACACGAGCGAGCTGCGAGACAACGGCTTAATGTACAGTTCATTCAGCAGGACTTGCGTATGTTAGAAGGTTTTCGTCATTATGACGTGGCGATTAGTTATTGTGATGTCTTAAATTACATAACAGGAGAAGATGAGCTCCGTTCCGTTTTTCAGCACGTGGCAACTTTACTGAAATCAGAAGGGTTGTTTATTTTCGATATTCACTCGCTTGATTATGTCCATAACTATTTGACCAATCAGACGTTTGCTGATGTAACTGATGATGTGGCATATGTATGGTTTTGCTCGGCAGGCGATGAGGAAGGGGAGATGCACCACGATTTGACCTTGTTTGCCCGTGATAAGTCCAATGGGCAATATGTCCGTTTTGACGAATATCATCACCAGCGGACATACCCCGTGACATTTTATAAACAATTGCTTGATGAAGCAGGTTTTGATATACAGCACTTATCCAGTAATTTTTCTATACAAGATAATGCCATCGATGAAATGGGGGAGAGACTTTTTATCACTGCCATCAAACGGTCGGAGGAGTAA
- a CDS encoding sporulation histidine kinase inhibitor Sda produces MEDLSDELLLESYYKANELNLSPDFIYLIEKEISRRNLTNKVKTYS; encoded by the coding sequence ATGGAAGATCTGTCAGATGAGCTGCTATTGGAATCCTATTACAAAGCAAATGAATTAAATTTAAGCCCCGACTTTATATATCTGATTGAAAAAGAAATTAGCAGAAGAAATTTAACAAACAAAGTAAAAACATACAGCTAA
- a CDS encoding ComE operon protein 2 translates to MKRIPWDQYFMAQSHLLAMRSTCTRLMVGATIVRDKRIIAGGYNGSVSGGVHCIDEGCYIIDGHCVRTIHAEANALLQCAKFGVPTDGAEIYVTHFPCLQCCKQIIQSGIKTVYYAKDYKNHPYALDLFKNAGVETRKVELTELLIDPNYQEKDAYIHQLLEELKRQTNDQEMYQVLKTEAESLFRL, encoded by the coding sequence ATGAAACGAATTCCATGGGATCAATATTTTATGGCGCAAAGTCATTTACTGGCGATGCGGAGCACCTGTACAAGACTAATGGTTGGCGCTACAATCGTGAGGGACAAGCGTATTATTGCCGGTGGTTACAATGGTAGTGTTTCCGGAGGCGTCCACTGCATTGATGAAGGGTGCTATATCATTGATGGTCATTGCGTTCGCACCATCCATGCTGAAGCGAATGCATTGCTGCAATGTGCCAAATTTGGTGTGCCGACGGATGGCGCCGAAATATATGTGACGCACTTCCCGTGCTTGCAGTGCTGTAAACAAATAATCCAGAGCGGTATTAAGACCGTTTATTATGCTAAAGACTATAAAAACCATCCATACGCACTTGATCTATTCAAGAACGCCGGTGTGGAAACAAGAAAAGTGGAACTTACTGAGCTGTTGATTGATCCCAATTATCAGGAAAAGGATGCTTACATTCATCAGTTGCTTGAGGAACTAAAAAGACAAACAAATGATCAGGAAATGTATCAAGTTTTGAAAACTGAAGCAGAATCACTTTTCCGATTATAG